One Solanum pennellii chromosome 10, SPENNV200 genomic region harbors:
- the LOC107032042 gene encoding F-box protein At4g00755-like has translation MESRADFVQSLESDVSINILACLNEPVDVVRAGSVSSLWHHFVITNGISKQLCLKRFPQLSGIARITEPDWITTEANGAGSNNSSWDILKRDHNVYASLLHAITTLNTCQCECIAYAVSASSTDRFPAESVANTLTTRRYLGGHSYWSSKGHADPDSPETLIYKLKANLCVISEISLQPFEAFYQPGQPIYSAKSVRFRLGHPKNSLDENDVLQMPQQQAADDKFIWTYTSEVYHMEQKNCLQQYKLPEPVLCIGGYLQIELLGRVQRQHSDNLFYTCVSHVKVMGGGPLCPAFDIDILEPSGKFALKYTPGVFR, from the exons ATGGAGTCTCGGGCTGATTTTGTACAGTCTCTTGAAAGTGACGTGTCAATTAATATTCTGGCATGTTTGAATGAGCCAGTAGATGTGGTCCGTGCAGGCTCCGTCTCAAGCCTTTGGCACCATTTTG TGATTACCAATGGGATTTCCAAGCAACTATGTCTGAAAAGGTTTCCTCAGCTTTCTGGGATTGCACGTATAACTGAACCAGATTGGATAACAACAGAAGCAAATGGTGCTGGATCCAACAATTCCAGTTGGGATATTCTGAAGAGAGACCACAATGTTTATGCTTCTCTCCTTCATGCTATTACAACATTAAACACATGTCAGTGTGAATGCATAGCATATGCAGTTAGTGCCTCTAGTACAGATAGATTTCCTGCCGAAAGTGTTGCCAATACTTTAACAACTAGGAGATATCTTGGTGGACATTCATACTGGTCAAGTAAAGGTCATGCTGATCCAGATTCCCCCGAGACATTAATTTACAAATTGAAAGCCAATCTGTGTGTTATTAGTGAAATTAGTCTACAACCTTTTGAAG CTTTTTACCAGCCGGGCCAGCCTATATACTCTGCAAAATCTGTTCGATTTCGGTTAGGACACCCAAAAAATTCACTAGACGAAAATGATGTCCTGCAAATGCCTCAGCAACAGGCTGCTGATGACAAGTTTATATGGACGTATACATCAGAAGTATACCATATGGAACAG AAAAACTGCTTGCAACAGTACAAGCTACCAGAACCAGTACTTTGCATTGGTGGATATCTGCAGATTGAACTGCTGGGTAGAGTTCAGAGGCAACATTCAGACAACTTGTTTTACACATG CGTTAGCCATGTGAAAGTCATGGGTGGTGGTCCTCTGTGCCCTGCATTTGACATAGATATCCTCGAACCATCAGGGAAGTTTGCGTTGAAGTACACCCCAGGAGTATTCCGATGA
- the LOC107032397 gene encoding F-box protein PP2-A13-like, producing the protein MGANVSSSIDSTQNELSKSKKLEDIPEACVALVLSYLNPPEICMMARINRAFHAASSADFIWESKLPSNYKYILHELLGLSVTGISKKDIFAKLFRSNSFDDGTKEIWIDKNNGGVCLAICSKGMRITGIDDRRYWNYISTDESRFQTVAYLQQMWWLEVDGDLEFQFPVGTYSLFFRLQLGRVTKRLGRRVVYNSEHVHGWDIKPVQFQLTTSNGERAISRCYLDNVGTWTHHHVGDFVVEDPMIMTKIRFSLTQIDCTHTKGGLCVDSVLVCPISLAKVLRSFDSLIVTK; encoded by the exons ATGGGTGCTAATGTTTCTTCTTCCATTGACTCAACACAAAATGaattatcaaaatcaaaaaaactcGAAGATATACCTGAGGCCTGCGTTGCTCTAGTATTATCTTATTTAAATCCGCCGGAGATTTGCATGATGGCCCGAATTAATCGGGCCTTTCATGCAGCTTCTTCGGCGGATTTTATCTGGGAATCCAAATTACCTTCTAATTATAAGTATATTCTTCACGAATTACTTGGCCTGAGTGTCACAGGGATAAGCAAAAAGGATATTTTTGCTAAGCTTTTCAGGTCTAATTCTTTTGATGATGGAACAAAG GAAATATGGATTGATAAGAATAATGGAGGAGTTTGCTTGGCAATTTGTTCGAAGGGAATGAGGATTACTGGTATTGATGATCGGAGATATTGGAATTATATTTCCACGGATGAATCAAG GTTTCAAACTGTTGCATATCTTCAACAAATGTGGTGGCTTGAAGTTGATGGAGACCTTGAGTTCCAATTCCCAGTAGGGACATATAGTCTATTCTTTAGACTTCAGCTAGGCAGGGTCACGAAGAGGCTAGGCCGTCGAGTCGTCTATAACTCAGAACACGTTCATGGTTGGGACATAAAACCAGTTCAATTTCAATTAACAACATCAAATGGTGAACGTGCCATATCTCGTTGTTATTTGGACAACGTAGGTACATGGACACATCATCATGTGGGAGATTTTGTAGTTGAGGATCCCATGATCATGacaaaaataagattttcaTTGACACAAATAGATTGTACACATACTAAAGGTGGTCTATGTGTAGATTCTGTTTTAGTTTGTCCAATTAGTTTAGCAAAAGTGTTGAGGTCTTTTGATAGTTTGATAGTTACCAAATGA